From the genome of Deltaproteobacteria bacterium, one region includes:
- a CDS encoding Nramp family divalent metal transporter, translating to MAENEKPRRPWTQRIALFFAVMGPGIITANVDNDAGGLATYSQAGAMFGLDTLWIFGPMCVVLIMVQEMCNRMGVVTGQGLSSLIRERFGVKITFYLMLALLVTNFGNVMAEFAGIAAAARLFGVPPWIAVPLCAAGVWYLVIRYNYRSVEKVFLAACLFYVAYLITAHLVHPPVEQITQAFVTPKWVPGRAYLVMIIGLFGTTIAPWMQFYQQAAIVEKNVHIDDYAYSKADTIIGGIVVHVVAAAIIIVCAQTLNRQGIAIEDGAGAAAALEPLAGPWARHLFAFGLWNASMFAACILPLSTAYTICEALGWERGVDHSFADAKQFYVLYTASIVLGAAIVLIPKISLMNIMLYSQVVNGLLLPVVLVFMLILASDRELMGEHANSRVYNVASWLTAMALTALSLSYVYDVIRNA from the coding sequence ATGGCGGAAAACGAGAAACCCCGCAGACCGTGGACGCAGCGCATCGCGCTGTTTTTCGCCGTCATGGGGCCGGGCATCATCACGGCCAACGTGGACAACGACGCCGGCGGGCTCGCCACGTACAGTCAGGCCGGGGCGATGTTCGGGCTCGACACACTGTGGATCTTCGGGCCGATGTGCGTGGTGCTCATCATGGTGCAGGAGATGTGCAACCGGATGGGCGTCGTCACGGGGCAGGGGCTCTCGTCGCTCATCCGCGAGCGATTCGGTGTCAAGATCACGTTCTACCTCATGCTCGCGCTGCTGGTGACGAACTTCGGCAACGTCATGGCCGAGTTCGCGGGCATCGCCGCCGCCGCGCGGCTCTTCGGCGTGCCGCCGTGGATCGCCGTGCCGCTGTGCGCCGCCGGCGTGTGGTATCTCGTCATCCGCTACAACTATCGCTCGGTCGAAAAGGTCTTTCTGGCCGCGTGCCTGTTCTACGTCGCCTATCTCATCACGGCGCATTTGGTGCATCCGCCCGTCGAGCAGATCACGCAGGCTTTTGTCACACCCAAATGGGTGCCGGGCCGCGCGTATCTCGTGATGATCATCGGCCTGTTCGGCACGACGATCGCGCCCTGGATGCAGTTCTATCAACAGGCCGCGATCGTCGAGAAAAACGTGCACATCGACGACTACGCGTATTCGAAGGCCGATACGATCATCGGGGGCATCGTCGTGCACGTGGTGGCCGCGGCGATCATCATCGTGTGCGCCCAGACGCTGAATCGGCAGGGCATCGCCATCGAGGACGGCGCGGGCGCGGCTGCCGCGCTCGAACCGCTCGCGGGACCGTGGGCGCGGCACCTGTTCGCGTTCGGCCTGTGGAACGCGTCGATGTTCGCCGCGTGCATCCTGCCGCTTTCGACCGCGTACACGATCTGCGAGGCGCTGGGGTGGGAGCGGGGCGTCGATCATTCCTTCGCCGACGCGAAGCAGTTCTACGTGCTCTACACCGCGTCGATCGTGCTGGGCGCGGCGATCGTTCTGATCCCCAAGATCTCGCTCATGAACATCATGCTCTACTCGCAGGTCGTCAACGGCCTGCTGCTGCCGGTCGTGCTCGTCTTCATGCTCATCCTCGCCAGCGACCGCGAACTCATGGGCGAGCACGCCAACAGCCGCGTGTACAACGTCGCGAGCTGGCTGACCGCCATGGCTCTCACGGCGCTGTCGCTCTCCTACGTCTACGACGTCATCCGCAACGCGTAG
- a CDS encoding helix-turn-helix domain-containing protein, with protein sequence MVQHDCRSCERFHECATLCEPVAAIVAEVEHHGRGAMIPASPHTVAILAATDGRIPWSEMIGDEITVEEIESMPGLTARQRRALSLMLIETLSSREIARSMGISQSTALGHLRAALRKTRRRIDRLRAAQRGVDSHIGRSV encoded by the coding sequence ATGGTCCAACACGACTGCCGAAGCTGCGAGCGGTTCCACGAGTGCGCGACGCTGTGCGAGCCGGTCGCGGCGATCGTCGCCGAGGTCGAGCATCACGGGCGCGGCGCGATGATTCCCGCCAGCCCCCACACCGTTGCGATCCTCGCGGCGACCGACGGACGCATTCCCTGGTCAGAGATGATCGGCGACGAGATCACGGTCGAAGAGATCGAGTCGATGCCCGGCCTGACAGCGCGCCAGCGGCGGGCGTTGTCGCTCATGCTGATCGAAACCCTGTCCTCGAGGGAGATCGCGCGAAGCATGGGCATCTCCCAGTCGACGGCACTCGGTCACCTGCGGGCGGCGCTGCGCAAGACGCGCCGGCGGATCGATCGGCTGCGCGCCGCGCAACGCGGCGTCGACTCCCATATTGGCCGGTCGGTCTAA
- the recA gene encoding recombinase RecA, with protein MRALDAAVAQIERAYGKGAIMRLGDAVIPEVEVVSTGSVGLDLALGVGGVPRGRIVEIYGPEASGKTTLALTILANAQKTNGIGAFIDAEHALDVQYARNLGVKTEELLLSQPDTGEQALEIAEVLIRSNAVDVVVIDSVAALTPRAEIEGEMGDTHVGLQARLMSQALRKLTAAINRSNTILVFINQIRMKIGVMFGSPETTSGGNALKFYASVRLDVRRIGQIKTATDVIGGRTRVKVVKNKVAAPFQQAEFDLIFGEGISYEGELVDMGVDRKIIDKIGSWFSFGETRIGQGRENAKKFLKDNPDIRDQVAKAVRESGPGGMHAAAPEAADASE; from the coding sequence ATTCGCGCGCTCGACGCGGCGGTGGCGCAGATCGAACGCGCCTACGGCAAGGGCGCGATCATGCGTCTGGGCGACGCGGTGATTCCCGAGGTCGAAGTGGTCTCCACCGGATCGGTCGGGCTCGATCTGGCGCTGGGCGTGGGCGGCGTGCCGCGCGGGCGCATCGTTGAGATCTACGGACCCGAGGCGAGCGGCAAGACGACCCTCGCGCTCACCATCCTCGCCAACGCGCAAAAGACCAACGGCATCGGGGCGTTCATCGATGCCGAACACGCGCTCGACGTGCAATACGCGCGCAATCTGGGCGTCAAGACCGAGGAACTGCTGCTTTCGCAACCCGATACCGGCGAGCAGGCGCTCGAGATCGCCGAGGTGCTGATCCGCAGCAACGCCGTGGACGTGGTCGTCATCGACTCCGTCGCCGCGCTCACGCCCCGGGCCGAGATCGAAGGCGAGATGGGCGACACGCACGTGGGTTTGCAGGCGCGCCTCATGAGCCAGGCCCTGCGGAAACTCACCGCCGCCATCAACCGCAGCAACACGATTCTGGTGTTCATCAACCAGATCCGCATGAAGATCGGTGTCATGTTCGGCAGCCCGGAGACGACCTCCGGCGGCAACGCGCTCAAGTTCTACGCCTCGGTCCGTCTCGACGTGCGCCGCATCGGCCAGATCAAAACGGCGACCGACGTGATCGGCGGACGCACCCGCGTCAAAGTCGTCAAGAACAAGGTCGCCGCGCCGTTTCAGCAGGCCGAATTCGACCTCATCTTCGGCGAAGGCATCAGCTACGAGGGCGAACTGGTCGACATGGGCGTTGATCGAAAGATCATCGACAAGATCGGCTCGTGGTTCTCGTTCGGCGAAACCCGAATCGGCCAGGGCCGGGAAAACGCCAAGAAATTCCTGAAGGACAACCCGGACATCCGCGACCAGGTGGCAAAAGCCGTCCGAGAGTCCGGTCCGGGAGGCATGCACGCCGCCGCGCCCGAAGCCGCGGACGCGAGCGAATGA
- a CDS encoding ferredoxin family protein, which produces MTYVVTERCLNCKYTDCVDACPVEAFHEGPTMLYIHPETCIDCGACEPECPVQAIFDADQAPPEFASAVGVNREMAMRYPVILERKDPLPTAPPKSDYVFRNKS; this is translated from the coding sequence GTGACGTACGTTGTGACCGAGCGCTGCCTCAACTGCAAATACACGGACTGCGTGGATGCGTGCCCCGTGGAGGCCTTTCACGAGGGTCCGACCATGCTCTACATCCATCCGGAAACCTGCATCGACTGCGGCGCCTGCGAGCCCGAATGCCCGGTGCAGGCGATCTTCGACGCCGATCAGGCGCCGCCGGAATTCGCGTCGGCCGTCGGCGTCAACCGCGAGATGGCGATGCGTTACCCCGTCATCCTCGAACGCAAGGATCCACTGCCCACCGCGCCGCCGAAAAGCGATTACGTGTTCCGCAACAAGTCCTGA
- a CDS encoding competence/damage-inducible protein A codes for MHRREFEIVATGEELLLGMTADSNSTFIAQRAASVGWSLARITVVGDTQDRIADALREALARRKIVVVTGGLGPTEDDRTRYAAAQVFERPIVTSNPSLERLREFWTRRGRPMPESNVRQAQFPEGAQVWPNPVGTADGFRCSDPDRGEAVFVPGVPREAKELCERYILPWLAGMADGTHVAQHQVRLFGLAESEIAETLGDWPRPDSGVMLIYGPEFPEIKLTLAASAESADVAQARVAEARDQLRAKLGPHIFSEDGRDLPATVAHWLTQSRRTLALAESCTGGLIAKLLTDVPGSSAFLREGCVTYSNEAKIARLGVRPETIATHGAVSAQCAMEMAEGALRTSGADLALAVTGIAGPDGGTADKPVGTVHVALAETGRDTQHAHQVFRAGRDWVRRLTAHYALNMLRRRVVELL; via the coding sequence ATGCATCGCCGCGAATTCGAGATCGTCGCCACCGGCGAAGAGCTTCTGCTCGGCATGACCGCCGACAGCAATTCCACGTTCATCGCCCAGCGCGCCGCGTCGGTCGGCTGGTCGCTCGCGCGCATCACCGTCGTTGGAGACACGCAGGACCGCATCGCCGACGCCCTGCGCGAGGCGCTGGCGCGGCGTAAAATCGTCGTCGTCACCGGCGGCCTCGGTCCCACCGAGGACGACCGCACCCGTTACGCCGCCGCCCAGGTTTTCGAGCGCCCCATCGTCACCAGCAACCCGTCGCTCGAACGGTTGCGCGAATTCTGGACGCGGCGCGGACGGCCCATGCCGGAATCGAACGTGCGTCAGGCGCAGTTCCCCGAGGGCGCGCAGGTGTGGCCGAACCCCGTCGGCACCGCGGACGGATTCCGCTGTTCCGATCCCGACCGCGGCGAGGCGGTCTTCGTGCCCGGCGTCCCGCGCGAGGCCAAGGAACTGTGCGAGCGATACATCCTGCCCTGGCTCGCGGGCATGGCCGACGGCACGCACGTCGCCCAGCATCAAGTGCGTCTGTTTGGTCTCGCCGAATCCGAGATCGCCGAGACGCTGGGCGACTGGCCGCGGCCCGATTCGGGCGTGATGCTGATCTACGGTCCCGAATTTCCCGAGATCAAACTCACGCTCGCCGCGTCGGCAGAATCCGCCGATGTCGCGCAGGCCCGCGTCGCCGAGGCGCGCGATCAGCTTCGCGCCAAACTCGGTCCACACATCTTCAGCGAGGACGGCCGCGACCTGCCCGCCACCGTCGCGCACTGGCTCACGCAGTCTCGACGCACGCTCGCGCTCGCCGAAAGCTGCACGGGCGGCCTGATCGCGAAACTCCTCACCGACGTCCCCGGCTCGTCGGCGTTTTTGCGCGAAGGGTGCGTGACGTATTCGAACGAGGCGAAGATCGCGCGGCTCGGCGTGCGGCCTGAAACCATCGCGACGCACGGCGCGGTCTCGGCCCAATGCGCGATGGAGATGGCCGAGGGCGCGCTGCGCACATCGGGCGCGGACCTCGCGCTGGCCGTCACCGGTATCGCGGGCCCCGACGGCGGCACGGCGGACAAACCCGTGGGCACGGTCCACGTCGCGCTCGCCGAAACGGGCCGCGACACGCAGCACGCGCACCAGGTCTTCCGCGCGGGACGCGATTGGGTCCGTCGCCTGACGGCCCACTACGCGCTGAACATGCTCCGGCGAAGGGTTGTGGAGTTGCTCTGA
- a CDS encoding DUF1641 domain-containing protein, protein MAWYKPLLLHPILNRFNLLFVGAWAVSCWTTDSPLPFWVGFGLESAYIATRLALEYSGRPLFQLRFLKKDARERYFRLIDRVQQIRRDFNNVGTLQTLLQGQLAQVDRMLAVFLELLILRSRIDAYIKDIRENYDQKIAEIKSKLPAAEGEIRGILEQNLSIYEQRRAKYFEVMDKRAVIEGRLDTIENTLNLLGDYAMGMASPAAAQDQLDLLVTNIQDAEKFVTDVKAAVPMSGSLRMRVRA, encoded by the coding sequence GTGGCCTGGTACAAACCGCTGCTGCTGCATCCGATCCTGAACCGATTCAACCTGCTGTTCGTGGGCGCGTGGGCGGTGTCGTGCTGGACCACCGACAGCCCGCTGCCGTTCTGGGTCGGATTCGGCCTCGAGTCGGCCTACATCGCGACGCGCCTTGCCCTCGAATACTCGGGCCGTCCGCTCTTTCAGCTTCGCTTTCTGAAGAAGGACGCCCGCGAGCGCTATTTCCGCCTGATCGACCGAGTCCAGCAGATCCGCCGCGACTTCAACAACGTCGGCACGCTCCAAACCCTGTTGCAGGGCCAGCTCGCGCAGGTCGACCGCATGCTCGCCGTGTTTCTGGAGCTGCTCATCCTGCGCAGCCGCATCGACGCGTATATCAAGGACATCCGCGAGAACTACGACCAGAAGATCGCCGAGATCAAATCGAAACTGCCGGCCGCCGAGGGCGAGATCCGCGGTATCCTCGAACAGAACCTGTCGATCTACGAGCAGCGACGAGCCAAGTATTTCGAGGTGATGGACAAACGCGCGGTGATCGAAGGACGCCTCGACACGATCGAAAACACCCTGAACCTGCTGGGCGATTACGCGATGGGCATGGCGAGCCCCGCCGCCGCGCAGGATCAACTCGACCTGCTCGTCACGAACATCCAGGACGCCGAAAAGTTCGTCACCGACGTCAAGGCCGCGGTGCCCATGTCCGGCTCGCTGCGCATGCGCGTGCGGGCCTGA
- a CDS encoding NUDIX hydrolase, producing MADLVTRAFKASGVVPGLQHLLLWLFNTHFIVGCTGVILDDAGRALLFHHTYRTKTAWGTPGGWMRRGESPRAALAREVREESGFEIEVFGPLAVETDPGSVRMEIIYAAGYRGGAFRASGEIDEARWFAPGDALPAQMKPLQRRAIEAAFAMRSDNRWPGVRDV from the coding sequence TTGGCCGACCTCGTCACGCGGGCGTTCAAGGCGTCCGGCGTGGTCCCCGGCCTTCAGCACCTGCTCCTGTGGCTCTTCAACACGCACTTCATCGTCGGCTGCACGGGCGTGATCCTCGATGACGCCGGGCGCGCGCTGCTGTTCCACCACACCTATCGCACGAAGACCGCGTGGGGTACGCCCGGCGGATGGATGCGCCGGGGCGAGTCGCCGCGCGCGGCGCTGGCCCGCGAGGTGCGCGAGGAATCGGGTTTCGAGATCGAGGTCTTCGGGCCGCTCGCGGTCGAGACCGATCCCGGCTCGGTGCGCATGGAGATCATTTACGCGGCGGGTTACCGGGGCGGCGCGTTTCGCGCGTCGGGCGAAATCGACGAGGCGCGCTGGTTCGCGCCGGGCGACGCGCTGCCCGCGCAAATGAAGCCGCTGCAGCGACGCGCGATCGAGGCCGCGTTCGCGATGCGCTCCGACAACCGCTGGCCGGGGGTTCGCGATGTCTGA
- a CDS encoding dienelactone hydrolase family protein, whose protein sequence is MTTHARTLWGLGILASVIVLIALSAGSAHATVVSKPLEYKIGSDAFEGTIAFDDKATTPRPGVLVVHQWMGPTAHEFTVANHLAALGYVAFVADIYGKGVRPKNPDEAGAQAGKFKNDRGLFRARAAGALEALKSQPQVDPAKVAVIGYCFGGMGALELARSGAPLLGVVSFHGTLNNPTPADARNIQGKVLVLHGEADPFVKADEVAAFKKEMDDAGVTYTFIGYPGAVHAFTQKSAGFDPSKGAAYNASADVKSWQAMKDFLAEIFA, encoded by the coding sequence ATGACGACGCACGCGAGGACGCTTTGGGGCTTGGGAATTCTCGCATCGGTGATCGTGCTGATCGCGCTTTCGGCGGGCTCGGCCCACGCGACCGTGGTGTCGAAGCCGCTCGAATACAAGATCGGGAGCGATGCCTTCGAGGGGACGATCGCCTTCGATGACAAGGCGACGACGCCGCGCCCGGGCGTGCTGGTCGTTCACCAGTGGATGGGGCCGACCGCGCACGAGTTCACCGTGGCGAATCATCTCGCGGCGCTGGGCTATGTCGCGTTCGTCGCCGACATCTACGGCAAGGGCGTTCGGCCCAAGAATCCCGACGAGGCCGGCGCGCAGGCGGGCAAGTTCAAGAACGATCGGGGACTGTTCCGGGCGCGCGCGGCGGGAGCGCTGGAGGCTCTCAAGTCGCAGCCGCAGGTTGATCCCGCCAAGGTCGCGGTGATCGGCTACTGCTTCGGCGGCATGGGCGCGCTCGAACTCGCGCGTTCCGGGGCGCCGCTGCTGGGCGTGGTGAGCTTCCACGGCACGCTGAACAATCCCACGCCCGCCGATGCGAGAAACATCCAGGGCAAGGTGCTGGTGCTGCACGGCGAGGCCGATCCCTTCGTGAAGGCCGACGAGGTCGCCGCGTTCAAAAAGGAAATGGACGACGCGGGCGTGACGTACACGTTTATCGGATATCCCGGCGCGGTTCACGCGTTCACGCAGAAATCCGCGGGATTCGATCCATCCAAGGGCGCGGCGTATAACGCCTCCGCCGACGTGAAATCGTGGCAGGCGATGAAGGACTTTCTGGCGGAGATTTTCGCGTGA
- a CDS encoding 2-oxoacid:ferredoxin oxidoreductase subunit beta, with protein MVAEQKLTKKDFTSDQEVRWCPGCGDYAILTAVQKTMPELGIPPHNVVFFSGIGCSGRFPYYMNTYGFHGIHGRAPAFATGLKMMRPELSVWIVTGDGDSMSIGGNHFIHVLRRNVDVKILMFNNRIYGLTKGQYSPTSEQGKKTRSTPYGSLDNPFNPVSVALGAGATFVARAIDVEVTHLTEMVKAAAAHKGAAFVEIYQTCVVFNDGAFENMTDRKSKHDTVLFLEHGKPMVFGKSRDKGIRLRGLTPEVVTIGENGVTEADLLVHDAYSNDPVYSFLLSQILPPVFPTPVGILRSVQLPTYDALNRDQLEKTTAKVGRGDIDTLLRSGELWTVS; from the coding sequence ATGGTCGCCGAACAAAAACTGACGAAAAAGGATTTCACCTCCGATCAGGAGGTGCGCTGGTGCCCCGGCTGCGGGGACTACGCCATTTTGACCGCCGTGCAGAAGACGATGCCCGAGCTCGGCATTCCGCCGCACAACGTGGTCTTCTTCTCCGGCATCGGCTGCTCGGGACGATTCCCGTATTACATGAACACGTATGGATTCCACGGCATTCACGGCCGCGCGCCGGCCTTCGCCACCGGTCTCAAGATGATGCGACCCGAGCTGTCGGTGTGGATCGTCACCGGCGACGGCGACTCGATGTCCATCGGCGGCAATCACTTCATCCACGTGCTGCGCCGCAACGTCGACGTGAAGATCCTGATGTTCAACAACCGCATCTACGGCCTGACCAAGGGACAGTATTCGCCCACCAGCGAACAGGGCAAGAAGACGCGCTCCACGCCGTACGGCAGCCTCGACAACCCCTTCAACCCCGTCTCGGTGGCGCTCGGTGCGGGCGCGACGTTCGTCGCGCGGGCGATCGACGTCGAGGTGACGCACCTGACCGAGATGGTCAAGGCCGCCGCCGCGCACAAGGGCGCCGCGTTTGTCGAGATCTATCAGACCTGCGTGGTCTTCAACGATGGCGCGTTCGAGAACATGACCGACCGCAAATCCAAGCACGACACGGTGCTGTTCCTCGAGCACGGCAAGCCCATGGTGTTCGGCAAGAGCCGCGACAAGGGCATTCGTCTGCGCGGCCTCACGCCCGAAGTCGTGACCATCGGCGAAAACGGCGTGACCGAAGCCGATCTGCTCGTTCACGACGCCTACAGCAACGATCCGGTGTATTCGTTCCTGCTGTCGCAAATCCTGCCGCCGGTATTCCCCACACCCGTGGGAATCCTGCGCTCGGTGCAGTTGCCCACCTATGACGCGCTCAACCGAGACCAGCTCGAAAAGACGACGGCCAAGGTCGGGCGCGGCGATATCGATACGCTCCTGCGCTCGGGAGAGTTGTGGACGGTTAGTTAA
- a CDS encoding 2-oxoacid:acceptor oxidoreductase subunit alpha: MVETNVTTGAPERPVHDVESVVIRFAGDSGDGMQVTGTQFTTTSFMVGNDLSTLPDFPAEIRAPQGTLAGVSGFQLQFSSQPVHTPGDRPDVLVCMNPAALKVNMKDLPPGAIIIANSDEFSDGNLRKAGFAGNPLEDGALEGFQLFRVDVTRLTRQALFETELSNREKDRCKNFYALGLLYWLYNRPLDATVAWIGEKFGKKPEIAEANVTALHAGYHYGETTEAFAATYRVAPATIASGTYRNVTGNTATALGLVTASQLSGLSIFYGSYPITPASDILHDLSRYKNYGVVTFQAEDEIAGICSAIGASYGGSLGVTATSGPGLALKSEAMGMAVSMELPLIVIDVMRAGPSTGLPTKPEQADLLMVLFGRHGECPMPVLAPGTPSECFDIAILAARLAVRYMTPMVILSDAFLANSSEPWRVPAAADLPPIEVEFRTDPEGFGAYRRDPETLARPWVKPGTPELMHRVGGLEKDAVTGNVSYDPANHEIMVHTRAEKIARIADALPPLVVDGEREGDLLILGWGSTTGAISKAVATLREEGLRVSGTHLISLAPFQKDLGALLAGFRRVLIPELNTGHLRFLLRATYGLEATGLNKIQGRPLRVDEIADAARALLVEN; this comes from the coding sequence ATGGTTGAGACCAACGTAACGACGGGTGCGCCGGAGCGTCCGGTGCACGATGTGGAATCGGTCGTGATCCGCTTCGCCGGGGATTCCGGCGACGGCATGCAGGTCACGGGCACGCAGTTCACCACAACGAGCTTCATGGTGGGCAACGACTTGTCCACGCTGCCGGACTTCCCGGCCGAGATCCGCGCGCCGCAGGGCACGCTGGCCGGCGTGTCCGGCTTTCAGCTTCAGTTCAGTTCGCAGCCGGTTCACACGCCGGGCGACCGGCCCGACGTGCTCGTGTGCATGAACCCCGCCGCGCTGAAGGTGAATATGAAAGACTTGCCGCCGGGGGCGATCATCATCGCCAACAGCGACGAGTTCAGCGACGGAAACCTGCGTAAGGCGGGCTTCGCGGGCAATCCGCTCGAAGACGGCGCGCTGGAGGGCTTTCAGCTTTTTCGTGTGGACGTGACGCGACTGACGCGCCAGGCACTCTTCGAAACGGAACTGTCGAACCGCGAGAAGGACCGCTGCAAGAACTTCTACGCGCTCGGCCTGCTCTACTGGCTCTACAACCGGCCGCTCGACGCCACGGTTGCGTGGATCGGCGAAAAATTCGGCAAGAAGCCCGAGATCGCCGAGGCCAACGTCACGGCGCTGCACGCGGGCTACCACTACGGCGAGACGACCGAGGCGTTCGCCGCGACCTACCGCGTCGCCCCCGCGACTATCGCATCGGGCACGTACCGCAATGTCACCGGCAACACGGCGACGGCGCTCGGGCTCGTGACCGCGTCGCAGCTTTCGGGTCTGTCGATCTTCTACGGCAGCTACCCCATCACCCCCGCGTCCGACATTTTGCACGACCTGTCGCGATACAAGAATTACGGCGTGGTGACCTTTCAGGCCGAGGACGAGATCGCGGGCATCTGCTCGGCCATCGGCGCATCGTACGGCGGGAGTCTGGGCGTCACCGCCACCAGCGGCCCGGGGCTCGCGCTCAAGTCCGAGGCGATGGGCATGGCCGTTTCGATGGAGCTGCCGCTCATCGTCATCGACGTCATGCGCGCCGGGCCATCGACCGGTTTGCCGACCAAGCCCGAGCAGGCCGACCTGCTCATGGTGCTCTTCGGACGCCACGGCGAATGCCCCATGCCGGTGCTCGCGCCGGGCACGCCGTCGGAATGCTTCGACATCGCCATCCTCGCGGCGCGGCTCGCCGTCCGCTACATGACCCCGATGGTGATCCTCTCCGACGCGTTTCTCGCCAACAGCTCCGAACCGTGGCGCGTACCCGCCGCAGCCGACCTGCCGCCGATCGAGGTGGAGTTCCGCACCGATCCCGAGGGCTTCGGCGCGTATCGGCGCGATCCCGAAACGCTGGCGCGGCCCTGGGTCAAGCCCGGAACGCCCGAACTCATGCACCGCGTCGGCGGTCTCGAAAAGGACGCCGTGACGGGCAACGTCAGCTACGATCCCGCCAATCACGAAATCATGGTGCATACGCGCGCCGAAAAAATCGCGCGCATCGCCGACGCGCTGCCGCCGCTGGTGGTGGACGGCGAGCGCGAGGGCGATCTGCTGATTCTCGGATGGGGCTCGACCACGGGCGCGATCTCGAAAGCCGTGGCGACGCTGCGCGAAGAAGGGCTGCGTGTCTCGGGCACGCACTTGATTTCGCTTGCGCCGTTTCAGAAGGATCTCGGCGCGCTGCTCGCTGGTTTTCGCCGCGTGTTGATCCCCGAACTCAACACCGGGCATCTGCGCTTTTTGTTGCGCGCCACGTATGGCCTGGAGGCGACGGGCCTCAATAAGATTCAGGGGCGTCCGCTTCGCGTCGACGAGATCGCCGACGCCGCGCGCGCGCTGCTGGTGGAGAACTGA